The following are encoded together in the Daucus carota subsp. sativus chromosome 5, DH1 v3.0, whole genome shotgun sequence genome:
- the LOC108220618 gene encoding mitochondrial import receptor subunit TOM7-1, whose protein sequence is MASKLTLKAKGKSTSSSKRGGGGGGGLSDMEIPKPLKEWPTWFLKKAKVVAHYGFIPLIIVIGMNTDPKPSIAQLLSPV, encoded by the coding sequence ATGGCATCAAAATTGACATTGAAGGCCAAGGGGAAGTCAACAAGCAGCAGCAAGAGAggaggtggaggaggaggaggattgaGCGACATGGAAATCCCCAAACCTCTCAAGGAATGGCCCACCTGGTTCCTCAAAAAGGCCAAGGTCGTCGCTCACTACGGCTTCATCCCCTTGATCATCGTCATCGGCATGAACACCGACCCTAAGCCTTCCATTGCTCAGCTCCTCAGCCCCGTTTGA